The Niallia circulans nucleotide sequence TTTATAGAAATTTCCTATAAATCACATTATTCTATTCTAAAAAAATAAGGTATCGGTTTTAGTAGCACCGATACCTCCATCTATTTATAATTTATACTCTACTTTTTTCAACATAACGAGAAAGCTCAATGATCATCGCACCCATACGCTCAAGCTCTGGCACAACAATTCGGTCAATCCCTTCCTCTGATAAAGCCTCTGCCGTCACTTTTCCGACTGCAACTGCTAGTGTATTGCTTTGAAATGCATGCAAAATTTCTGACGTTATTCCCTTTTCTTTAGCAAATGTAAATAAGGATCTTGCTTGAATGGCGCTTGTAAAGCAAACCGCATCCACTTTCTCTTCTTTGATTTCGTCAAATAGTGTTTGAACAGCATCCCATTCTGGAGCAATATGCTGATAAGGCAGGATAGTTTGAACACTTGCTCCTTTGCCCTCTAAAAACTCAATCAGCTTAGGAGCTGTTTCACCATGTAGCTGTACAAGCACTCTTTTCCCAGCAAAATCAACGTCTTCAAGAGCACGTATCAGCCCTCTCGTTGAGCCATCTTCATCCAATACATCTGGTTCAATGTTTATTTTTTTGAGGAAGTTTTTCGTTTTATATCCTCTTATTGCCACATTTGCGTTGTGTATTTGCTTAAGGTAGGCTGCTTTTACTCCAAGTTTATCAGCGATGTTCACTAATGTTTCTGTTCCGATTCCTGTCGTAAAGATTACCCAGTCCGCACCTTCCTCCACAAACTTAATTAGTTCTGGCTCAACCTCCTTCTCTGCCAAAAACACCGTGCCTTGCAGTGAACGAACAACCGGAATACCTCCTTGATTCTCTATCAATTTGCTGATTTCATCTGTTTTGCGAGAAGCTCCAATTGCAACGCGTTTTCCTTCTAAGCCTTTACCCATTCTGTTACCTCATTTCATAACACATAATTGTTTAGTCTGTTACTTTTCTTCACATATACCTTCTATTATACTAGCAGACCGTCTTAAATTGGTAATATATTATGCAATATTCTATTAATTTTGAAGTTAAAGTAGTACAAAAAAAAGCCATATAGTGTCACACTATAATGGCTCTTCTGTTCATTATATTTATTAAGCTTTGTTCATTTTGTCGAGATCAAGCTCAAATGGGTATGTGCTATATACGACGATTTTGTTTTTATATTGCTTTACGACATCTATTCTGTCCTTATAACTCGAAAGCAGCAGCTTCCACTCTTTTTTGCCTGTTTTCGTATGAATTGTTAGAGAATAATCGGCATTTTCCGGATGTAGATAGCTGTCTTCACTTCCTGGGTACAGGCTGTATTTTTCTCTGACAATCGCTTGATTAAAATGGCTTAAAATATCGGCTTTCGTATCACCTTCGATTTTTTTGCCATTGAATACAATATCTGTATGATCATTAGAAAGCTTCATATGCAACTTATACTTTCCAAGCAGCCACTCCACAGCGCCTGTTGGCAAGCATGTCATTAAAACCTTAACAATACAAAATAGAACTAATGCTATGATGGAAATCCAAGTCATAAATGCTCACTCCAATATTAAAATCACATCATGATAATTATATCACATTCCTATCATACTGGATTTCCTACAAAAGTTAACCATCCAATTAAGGTATTTATTGACCATCCAATTTCGCATACTATTCCTTTGTATTAATTACCCAATAATGGGTGCTGCTTGTGTCAATCACTTCTGAACTATAATTCGCTTCCCTTTGATCATCTGTTAGGAAGTATGTATAAAGAATATAACCTTGTGTAGCAATTTCCTTTAAGTTCGTTGTTCTGCCTATCGTCACAAATGGACTGCTTTGTTCCTCAGCGTGTCTTGCTGCAAATTCTGTTACTAATTCATCTTTTTCATTAATATAGGCGAACACCTCCATTGGATTAGCTCCTTTTGGTAATCTCACCTTCTCTTTTGCAAAGAAATACAGTGTATCATTAAGGATCGTTGTAGCAAAGTTAGATCTTTTTAATGTTTGGTTTAAATCCTCTATCGTCTCTTCATCCATTTTAAGTATCATAATAGCCCCTCTTTCTTTTAAGTGCAGTTTGAATGTAAGTTAATTATATAATAGCACTAACTATTACAAAAGCTTCTCTACTGCTCTAGTTCATTTAAGGGAAATCGTTTCAATGCCAGTTAAAGCTTTACCAACTAAGAAAAAGTCCAATATTGAAGAATCGCTCATTTCATCACTAACCCGCCATCTACATATATGCACTGTCCTGTAATAAATGCAGCAAGGTCAGACGCTAAAAACAAAGCACTGCCTGCGATATCCTCTGGTTTCGCCAAACGGCCCATTGGTGTCATGTGAATGATTGATTCTCTGACAGATTCCTGTGTTTCTGCACTGGAGTCTGTTGGATATGTCAGTCCAGGGGCAATGGCATTGACTGTTATCCCGAAAACCCCTAGCTCTTTTGCCAAGTTTCTAGTGAAGCCTAACAGCGCCATTTTCGAGGTTGTATAGTCATGATATGGTATAACAGGAAATTCCATTAAATTACTAACAATGTTAATAATTCTCCCGTGTGTTTGCTCTTTCATATAAGGCATTACTGCTTTGCAAACATTAAAGGCTCCGTGTACATTACCCTCCCACTGGCTGTTGTAATCCTCCCAACTGATATCCCACGCTGTTTTTCTTGTTTTCGGGTTAAAGGTGTAGTGACTTAGCGCATTATTGACAACAACATCAATTGTGCCAAACGAATCACCAATTTGAGCCATCATATCGGCAACCTGATCCTCTATTTGAACATCTGCTTGAATGGCTGCTGCCTGTCCGCCCTTGGCCTCAATTTCCTCTACCACTGAATTAGCGAGAGTCTTATTTTTCAAATAGTTTATAATGACAAATGCACCCTCTGCGGCAAACTTCTTCGCAATTGCAGCGCCAATGCCTCTGCTTGCACCAGTTACCAGCACGACTTTTTCCTGAAGATTCATAAAGACACATCCCTTTACTCGACATCATCGTCGTATTTTTCCATTTCGTATTCAAGGTCTCTTTCCATATCGACCAAGCGGACAAGCTCAATAAGATTAAAGCCGCCGTCATGATGCCAGCCTGGTTTTGCTCGATTCATTTCACCAAGCGGACAAAAACGATTAACACCAACAGCACCTAACAAGCTTGTAATAGCAAACAATCTGGCCGGTTCGACAGCCAACCCGCACGACTGCAGGTATGCCTCATAAGCTTGAAGAATATCTGCTGCTTCCTCCAGCTTGTCGATTGCATATACATGAACAGTACGATTTAAAGGGGTTCCGCTAAAAGCCGTTTCTTCCTGATAAATAACTGTCCAAGCCGTATCATCATTACTGCTGTAGACCGCTACCTTATCTGAACTTAAGCTGTTAAGTTGATATTGATTGCGAATGTTTTGAATGGCCATTGCCTCTTCACCTGTTAATTTTGCTCTCGGTCTTTTTAAATGATAACGTTCAAGCTCTCCAGCCAATCCTTGGGCGAATTGCTTCGGACTTAGCGCTCCGTTTTTTTCGACATAGACTACTTGGGGAGAAAGGCAGCTTTGCTGGTCGTAAACAGACACATCCTCTGCCACCTTATGCAGTGTTTTAGCAAAATGATCAGCTGCTAATGCTTCCTTGCCAATCAACGCTATACTTATCTTATGTCCATATGACAGCAGCTTCTTATGGACAGGGGTTCTTTTCCTGATTGCCTCTACTGTTTGATTAGAACCATACACAATAACTGCATCGCCCCAATCAATGGCAGTCTGCTCCAGCTCCACTGTTCCCCCCTTCCACGGAATAACTGCCATAGATTCAGCTAAAGTTTCGTCCACTTCTTTCAGTGACTGCAGAAATAATACAGGTAAAAGCGGCTCTGCTAACGAGGTTTTTCCGATTGCTGCTGACTTCAGCAAAAGCCCCATCACTAAACTCCATAGCTGCACACCTGGCACATTTCCGGAAAAGATATGGAAGATCGTGCTTGGCCCAAAGGCCCGGCTCATTCCGCCTGATTTTCTTGGCCGAAATTCATCTAGTATTGCAGGCTGATCAAATTCTTCATCAAGAAAACGAAGGAGCTCTTTCCTGCGGAATGTTCGCATATATTTTTTCAGCTCAAGCCGTACCATCTCGCTATCATAGCCAGTGATTGCAGGCACAAGGGATTCCGCCAGTTGTCTTAATCGATAATCAGGCTTCAGCCACAGCTGGATGGCTTTATTGATTTTAGTCACTATTTCACTTGTGGAAAGGGTTGCTAAATAAACCCTTCTATTCTCCTTAACTGCTGTACCTATTTCCTGAAGCTCCTGTTTCTCGATAACAGGAAATCTTAATAGATAAGTTACTCCGTTAACAGAGATGGATTTTTCCTCGAAGTTGTTTAGTTTAATAGACTTAGGCAAATAAAAGGCATCAACGTTTACAGGATTAGTCACGAGAACGTTGCACCACCTAAAGCTGACTGCATCATCTGATCAACAGCGATCGAGCAGCCTCTTGCTTCCGAGCCTTTTATCCTGCCAAGCAGCTGAAAGCCGTTGTCTGTTTGTACCCCTTCATCCTGTGTCAAAATTGCCAGACATGAATTCCAGTTCGCTAAATCAAAATGTGCAATGACACCTTTTGTGCCTTTCTCTACAGGCGTTAAGGTTTCGGGATCAAGTATGACTGTTCTCACCCAGGCAGGGCCTGTTTTATCATAAATCACTTCACCTTTAAAGCTTGACAGTATCGTCTGGTCATAAAGCTGAGAGCTGAGTTCTGTCATACCATACATATTGATGCATTTCGAACGGCTGACATGGAAAAACGCTTGGAACTGCTGGTACAGCTCCTCCATATCTACTTCACGGGATTGCCCTTTAAATCCGCCTGTATCAAATATCCTGCTTCCTTCTGCAAGCTGAAAGTGCAGCTTCTCCGCCTGTAAATAATCAAGGATATGAACATAGGCAAATGTTGCGCCAATCAACAGAACTGGTTCTTGGTTTTGCTCACATTTCTCAAGCTCTATCATCAGTCCTGCCATGTCTAACCCGTTTTCTTTAAATAAAAACTTGCTGTTTTCTGTACCGAAGTTGGCTACTGCTTTTGATAAATACCTTGAAAGAGAAGAGTTTTTATGCAAATCGTCTGCAGGTGAAAGAACTAGCATTGTCAGCTTCTCTACATCTGGCATAACAAATTGTTTAAATGGATATTTCATGGAAGTATCCCAAACACGTAATGTTGGATGATAATTCCGCCCCTTTTGTTCAGGATTTGTTGTTCCACTTGTCATAAACACTGCTTCTGTCTCATCTGCCGGTTCACAGGATAATGTCAGCTCCTTATATCCTTGAATCGGCATTGGCGGAATTTGTAACCAATGCTTAACAGTGAGCGGTGTCCTCTTCTTTGTCTGACAATACTTTTTATATGGTAAGTTATACTGAAATTGATAGTTAAATAGCTGTAGTGACAGTGTATTAAAATCTTGTTCATATCCTTCCAGTTCTTGAACCCCCTCTTTATATGTATCCATAAATGTGAGAATATTATTTGTTATTGCCATAGCGCTCTCCTTCATTTCCCTGTCCCCTTTCTTAACCAATTTGGGATATTAACAAGCAATAGCTGTAAAGTGATTGAACTGAATGCTCCAATTAGAATGGTATTAGAAAGGAACGTTCCTGTAGCACCAGTCAGTCCTGTTGCAAAGCTCGGCAATGAAATTGCGAGCAATATCGATAATCCAATAATCATATAGTTGCGATCATTTTGGTCTACCTTTGCTAATAACGAAATTCCGGTAAATATTAACGTTGCAGCAGCAGGCAGAAAAATCCCGCCCACAACTGGACTCGGTGTTAAGGCAAGCAACGCTCCAGCTTTCGGCACAAAACCAAGGATAAGAAAGATAACTCCGGCAATCATCACTGGATATCTTGAACCAACACCTGTTAGACGCAAAAGCCCGACGTTTTGAGCGTAAGCAGTCGTTGGAAAGCCGCCAATCAGCGAGGAAAGCATGGAACCAGCCGATTCACCAGCAAAGCCATTTCTTATTCGCTTCGTATCTATTTCTGTTTTTAATATCGTGGACGATGCTTGATAAACACCCATTGCTTCAATAACTGCCACAATATAAGCAACAAAAAATGTGATAAATGTCGTCCATTCAAACTCAAGTCCTCCATAAGGAAGAAATGTCGGAAGCCCGAACCACGGCTTTTCTGCTATCATCGAATAATCTGCTTTTCCGAGAAAAATTGCGATAATGTCACCAACAACTAATGCAATAAGAAAAGAAAATGATTTCAAATACCGTTTTCCAAAAATCGATAAAAGCAGCACGATACATGCCGTCGGAATCGACATCATTAATACCGCCGGACTGGCAAATCCAGTGTCGCCTGGTGCTCCACCAAGGAATTCTGATAGTGTAAAGCCAGACAATGAAATTCCTACTAAAAAGATAACCGTTCCCGAAATCACCGGAGTAAATAGCACCTTTAATCTGCCAAGTAAACCAGTGATTGATAGAATAAACACGATTATCGCACTAACAAGGATAGCGCCGCTCGCAGCAGCAAGACCATTTGCTTTTCCAGCAGCTATCATTATCGAGTCAAACGCTGCTGACGGACCTTGAACGATTGGCAGCTTCACGAACTTGGCTGCTTGCAGCAATGTGACAAGCCCTGCTGCAATAAAAATCGAGTTTACTAGATTAGCCGATAGTGCAAATGGCAGTCCAATCATTGCTGCTACAAAGATAGGATCAAGCCAAACATTGGAAACAAAAACATGCTGTAATCCGTATAGAATGTTTTTGAAAGGCGGGAGCTTTTCTTCAAGCTCCACTGTTAATTGTTGCTCATCTGTTTTTGGTATTATTTCTGTCATTTTTTTCTCCTTTTATACAAGCAATAGCCTGCCTTTTATTTCTTAAGCCATCCTGCATTTGTTAGGACAACTAATTGTTTTTTTACAAATACACTTAGAATAATGAAGCCTAGCAACGCTCCAGCAATCGAGCTGAAAATAAACAGCGGAATGAATCCAAACAGCGTCGCTTTTTGTCCAAGCAGTAAGGCAGCGATTGGATATGCCAGCATTGCGCCAAGTACACCTGTACCAACAACCTCCCCAATAAATGCCATATACAACTTTCTTGTCTTCAAATATAGGAAGGATGCCAACAAGGCACCAACCATGCTTCCTGGGAATGCAAACAGAGAACCTGTTCCCATCATATTTCGTAACAGGGAGACACTAAATGCTTGGAGCACTGCATAATAAGGACCTAGCAGCACGGCTGAAAGTACATTAAGAAAATGCTGTATAGGAAAGACCTTTGTAAACCCTATCGGAATAAAAAACAGATTACTTGTCATTGTTCCAATTGCAACCATCATCGCTGTTAATGTGAGCTTCCTTGTTTTGTCCATAAAAAAATCCCTCCAGTAAAATAGCACCGAGGGAAAAGGGTAGCCAAAAAACACAGCTGTCTCCAAGTAAACACTTTCCTACGCTGGCATTATCCAGTTCAGGTCCAAAAGGGTCAAGACAAAAATGTCTACTCTCAGCCGATAGGCCCCCCCAGTGCAAAAATATTATTTAATTGTCATGCTCACCAGCATAAAAAAGCCAGATCTTTTAAAGACCTGGCTTAAATAGCAGTAAACACATCACTTCACTGACTACTTTCCTCCGCTGGCATCACCCAGATCAGGTCCAAAGGGTTAAAAAAATCATTTTTCTCTCAGCCCGTTTCCCGGGCACCCCTAGTAGTTAAAACATATGTAAAATTCAGATTAAGCATAAACCTAACTTGTGCTAATGTAAAGAGAATTTTTGAATGGAACTTAGTTCTGAAGAAAATTACTTAAGCAAAACCATATTAAATCGATAGCAGGGAAACTTGTTATTATAGAATGCCCGTTATGATCCACTCATTCAAATAAACCTTACTTCATATTCCGCTCGGAATGTCTCTCCTGTTTCCAGCTTATTCATGCCGAATTTTTCATTCAGTTTGCCTGTTGTGTTATATGTATCGGCAATTCCGTACCATGGCTCAATACAAACAAACGGAGCCATTTTTCCTTCTGGTTTAGAATAATTCGACCAAATTCCAACAAAAGGAAAATTCGTAAACTTTACTTCAACACCATGATTCGAAATATTTGACGCTAACTTGATAGAATCAATATGGCTGTATATTAAAGCATCTTTTTCAAATAGAGAGTCTTTAATTTGGATAGAATTAATATCAGTAGCGTTGCCTTTTTCATGAATAAGAGCATCCTTTAATTCATACTCTGTTACACTCTGGTTCTCTGCAGGCGTAAAATACAATGTATAGTCTGCAGCGGTTTCATTTTCTGTCAGCGGGACGTTAAAGGCAGGATGGGCACCGATAGAAAAGTACATTTCCTCGTTGTTTTCATTAACTATTTCCCAGCCCACAGCTAAAGAATCTTCTATTAACTTGTAATGAATCAATGCTGTAAACTCATAAGGATAGATTTCGAGGAAACGGCCATCCGATTTAACAACAAACGAAACAGCAGTGCTTGTCTGCTCAGCAACCTCAAAGGTTACATCACGTAAAAAACCGTGCTGCGACATTTCATACGTCTTTCCGTTCAGTTCGTATTTATCATCCTTTAGACGTCCGACAATTGGAAATAATACTGGCGAAACTCGTCCCCAATACGTTTTGTCACCTGTCCACATATAATCAAGCCCCGTTTTTTTATGATTTACTTTGCGTAGCTCTGCACCGCTGCTAGCGATTTCAACCTTAAGCAAATCATTTTCCATAACAATTTTCATGCTAATTCCCTCTTTTCTGAAGTGACTTTTTTATATGAAATACCCAATTATATAGCTACTAACCTAATTTAACATAATATTCCCGTTTTTTTATATAAAATATTTACAATTATTAGTGAGGTTTTACAATTTTAGTTTTATATTAAAATTTTTAATGTCAACCGATTTGAATCTATATTCTAAAGCATGAATAAATGTAAAACCCTTCTACTACAAAATTCCTTGTTTATATGACTTGACTAAGGATTTCTGAGAATACTATTATATAGATAAAAATAAGTAGGCCTTAATATATGTATTAACTTGTTAAGAGCTATCATCCATTACTATTGAAATTATAGCATGCAGCAGTTTTAATCTCCTTGAATTCTACTTAGAATACTAATAATAAAATTTGCTTTTTATGTTTATTATAGTTTTATTAAGGGTATTAAGAAATGTTGTATATAGAAAAACAGACAGTAAGTGAGGGGAGAATAATTGGGAATTCTGATTGTTGATGATAACGAAGCAAATTTATTCGTTATTGAAAAGTTGCTTCAGCGTGCCGGGTATATTGATTATCTGTCGTTTACTTCCGCACAGGATATGTTTAACTACTTATATTCAGATACCCCATACGTAATGGAGAGTCAGGTGGATGCTATCTTAATGGATATCATGATGCCTGAAATTGATGGGATTGAAGCATGCAAACAACTCCAGCAAGTGGAGCATTTAAAGGATATACCTGTTGTTTTCGTAACAGCTTTAGAGGATTCAAGTAAAGTAGTCGAGGCATTAGACGCAGGTGGAACGGATTATTTAATGAAACCGATTAACAAAACCGAGCTGCTTGCCAGACTTCGCGTTGCGATCCGCTTAAAATATGAAAAAGATTGGCATAAAAAGCAGGAGGAAAAAATTCGCAATGAGCTTGAGCTGTCTACACAAGTTCAAACAAGTGTACTAAGCCCGCCAATTTATAAAGAAAACCTACTAATAAAGGCATCCTATGTGCCTGCATTTCAACTGGCAGGCGATATGTATTTCTGGTATGAGATAAGTGATCATCGTTATGCCGCCATTCAGCTTGATATGATGGGACATGGAATTTCGGCCTCGCTTGTATGCATGTTTATTTCCTCGGTATTGCGTGATACTATTCAAACAAATCCTGATCCTGAGTATGTTATACAAGATTTAAACCGCCGCATGAGTATGCTTAATTCAAATCAGAAAATACCTTATTACTTTACAGCCATTTACTTAGTGTTAGATACGAATGAACGAACGATAGAATACATAAACGCCGGACATTTAGATGGCTATGCTTTAATTGATGATAATCAAATAGCGGAACTAAAAAGCAACACGACAGCTGTCGGTTTCTTTGATGATATAAAAACGAAAAAGAATGTTATTACTTACTCCGAATCTATACAGCTCATCCTTTGCACGGATGGTGTACATGAGGCTATTGATAAATATGGTCAAACAGGGATTGACTGTATTAAGAAAGCGGCTTCTTGCCGACTTGCCGAAGCAAAACTAGCGGAACCAATCGACTTAATTACAACGAAAGATCATCAAGATGGAGCCGCAGATGATATGTGTGTAGTTCTTATTCAAGCAAATTAATAAAAAAAGCAGTGTCCTAATACGGAACACTGCTTTTTTTGCGGAATAATTTCTCCTGCGTATTAAAATTTTCAAAGTAGACTGAATCACTGCGAATGGTCTCCTTGCTGCCTAATCCAAGAAACCCTCCTGCACTCAGACTTTCATTAAATAAGTTATATACTTGCTGCTGTAATTCCAAATTAAAGTAAATCAGCACATTACGGCAGATAATAACATGAAATTCATTAAATGACCTGTCCGTTACAAGATTATGCTGTGCAAACACGATGTTTTTTAGCAGCGTTTCATGTAATACCGCGCCATTGCTGTCTGCTGTGTAATATTCGGAGAAGGACCTTTTCCCGCCGGCGGCCAGATAGTTTTTCGTATAGGCCTGCATTTTCGGAAGTGGAATCACTCCTCCTGCAGCTTTT carries:
- a CDS encoding uroporphyrinogen-III synthase, producing the protein MGKGLEGKRVAIGASRKTDEISKLIENQGGIPVVRSLQGTVFLAEKEVEPELIKFVEEGADWVIFTTGIGTETLVNIADKLGVKAAYLKQIHNANVAIRGYKTKNFLKKINIEPDVLDEDGSTRGLIRALEDVDFAGKRVLVQLHGETAPKLIEFLEGKGASVQTILPYQHIAPEWDAVQTLFDEIKEEKVDAVCFTSAIQARSLFTFAKEKGITSEILHAFQSNTLAVAVGKVTAEALSEEGIDRIVVPELERMGAMIIELSRYVEKSRV
- a CDS encoding YfmQ family protein, giving the protein MTWISIIALVLFCIVKVLMTCLPTGAVEWLLGKYKLHMKLSNDHTDIVFNGKKIEGDTKADILSHFNQAIVREKYSLYPGSEDSYLHPENADYSLTIHTKTGKKEWKLLLSSYKDRIDVVKQYKNKIVVYSTYPFELDLDKMNKA
- a CDS encoding 3-oxoacyl-ACP reductase, which gives rise to MNLQEKVVLVTGASRGIGAAIAKKFAAEGAFVIINYLKNKTLANSVVEEIEAKGGQAAAIQADVQIEDQVADMMAQIGDSFGTIDVVVNNALSHYTFNPKTRKTAWDISWEDYNSQWEGNVHGAFNVCKAVMPYMKEQTHGRIINIVSNLMEFPVIPYHDYTTSKMALLGFTRNLAKELGVFGITVNAIAPGLTYPTDSSAETQESVRESIIHMTPMGRLAKPEDIAGSALFLASDLAAFITGQCIYVDGGLVMK
- a CDS encoding acyl-CoA reductase, translated to MTNPVNVDAFYLPKSIKLNNFEEKSISVNGVTYLLRFPVIEKQELQEIGTAVKENRRVYLATLSTSEIVTKINKAIQLWLKPDYRLRQLAESLVPAITGYDSEMVRLELKKYMRTFRRKELLRFLDEEFDQPAILDEFRPRKSGGMSRAFGPSTIFHIFSGNVPGVQLWSLVMGLLLKSAAIGKTSLAEPLLPVLFLQSLKEVDETLAESMAVIPWKGGTVELEQTAIDWGDAVIVYGSNQTVEAIRKRTPVHKKLLSYGHKISIALIGKEALAADHFAKTLHKVAEDVSVYDQQSCLSPQVVYVEKNGALSPKQFAQGLAGELERYHLKRPRAKLTGEEAMAIQNIRNQYQLNSLSSDKVAVYSSNDDTAWTVIYQEETAFSGTPLNRTVHVYAIDKLEEAADILQAYEAYLQSCGLAVEPARLFAITSLLGAVGVNRFCPLGEMNRAKPGWHHDGGFNLIELVRLVDMERDLEYEMEKYDDDVE
- a CDS encoding CoF synthetase, producing MKESAMAITNNILTFMDTYKEGVQELEGYEQDFNTLSLQLFNYQFQYNLPYKKYCQTKKRTPLTVKHWLQIPPMPIQGYKELTLSCEPADETEAVFMTSGTTNPEQKGRNYHPTLRVWDTSMKYPFKQFVMPDVEKLTMLVLSPADDLHKNSSLSRYLSKAVANFGTENSKFLFKENGLDMAGLMIELEKCEQNQEPVLLIGATFAYVHILDYLQAEKLHFQLAEGSRIFDTGGFKGQSREVDMEELYQQFQAFFHVSRSKCINMYGMTELSSQLYDQTILSSFKGEVIYDKTGPAWVRTVILDPETLTPVEKGTKGVIAHFDLANWNSCLAILTQDEGVQTDNGFQLLGRIKGSEARGCSIAVDQMMQSALGGATFS
- a CDS encoding solute carrier family 23 protein; this translates as MTEIIPKTDEQQLTVELEEKLPPFKNILYGLQHVFVSNVWLDPIFVAAMIGLPFALSANLVNSIFIAAGLVTLLQAAKFVKLPIVQGPSAAFDSIMIAAGKANGLAAASGAILVSAIIVFILSITGLLGRLKVLFTPVISGTVIFLVGISLSGFTLSEFLGGAPGDTGFASPAVLMMSIPTACIVLLLSIFGKRYLKSFSFLIALVVGDIIAIFLGKADYSMIAEKPWFGLPTFLPYGGLEFEWTTFITFFVAYIVAVIEAMGVYQASSTILKTEIDTKRIRNGFAGESAGSMLSSLIGGFPTTAYAQNVGLLRLTGVGSRYPVMIAGVIFLILGFVPKAGALLALTPSPVVGGIFLPAAATLIFTGISLLAKVDQNDRNYMIIGLSILLAISLPSFATGLTGATGTFLSNTILIGAFSSITLQLLLVNIPNWLRKGTGK
- the thiW gene encoding energy coupling factor transporter S component ThiW; amino-acid sequence: MDKTRKLTLTAMMVAIGTMTSNLFFIPIGFTKVFPIQHFLNVLSAVLLGPYYAVLQAFSVSLLRNMMGTGSLFAFPGSMVGALLASFLYLKTRKLYMAFIGEVVGTGVLGAMLAYPIAALLLGQKATLFGFIPLFIFSSIAGALLGFIILSVFVKKQLVVLTNAGWLKK
- a CDS encoding aldose 1-epimerase family protein, which codes for MKIVMENDLLKVEIASSGAELRKVNHKKTGLDYMWTGDKTYWGRVSPVLFPIVGRLKDDKYELNGKTYEMSQHGFLRDVTFEVAEQTSTAVSFVVKSDGRFLEIYPYEFTALIHYKLIEDSLAVGWEIVNENNEEMYFSIGAHPAFNVPLTENETAADYTLYFTPAENQSVTEYELKDALIHEKGNATDINSIQIKDSLFEKDALIYSHIDSIKLASNISNHGVEVKFTNFPFVGIWSNYSKPEGKMAPFVCIEPWYGIADTYNTTGKLNEKFGMNKLETGETFRAEYEVRFI
- a CDS encoding PP2C family protein-serine/threonine phosphatase, encoding MGILIVDDNEANLFVIEKLLQRAGYIDYLSFTSAQDMFNYLYSDTPYVMESQVDAILMDIMMPEIDGIEACKQLQQVEHLKDIPVVFVTALEDSSKVVEALDAGGTDYLMKPINKTELLARLRVAIRLKYEKDWHKKQEEKIRNELELSTQVQTSVLSPPIYKENLLIKASYVPAFQLAGDMYFWYEISDHRYAAIQLDMMGHGISASLVCMFISSVLRDTIQTNPDPEYVIQDLNRRMSMLNSNQKIPYYFTAIYLVLDTNERTIEYINAGHLDGYALIDDNQIAELKSNTTAVGFFDDIKTKKNVITYSESIQLILCTDGVHEAIDKYGQTGIDCIKKAASCRLAEAKLAEPIDLITTKDHQDGAADDMCVVLIQAN